A single genomic interval of Spirosoma linguale DSM 74 harbors:
- a CDS encoding CRISPR-associated autoregulator, DevR family (TIGRFAM: CRISPR-associated regulatory protein, DevR family; CRISPR-associated autoregulator DevR family~KEGG: mxa:MXAN_7262 CRISPR-associated fruiting body developmental protein R) produces the protein MKTNSLTITYLSKVSFASLNGGDKEVDNIVTIKKVTMDNGDQLPYLSSQAVRRALRDKLEELGWPVSPVAKASEDKGAAKTQLDPVQYIDDDLFGFMDAAKGKEAEKGKATVRTSPVRVESLLALSKFQEDLDFGTNYMAKKVEGGQPNIFETEIHSGIYRGTILIELDRVGAGEGFEKAGKLSADERTKRVQGLLDAFQTMWSSGRQSRFLSDISPKFMAAACMSSKNPVFLEALKVDRSGQVDVPALQTVLSDYETFINSSVLATQEGVFGKADGVMSLKDGFATMKQWVKEYYAAN, from the coding sequence ATGAAGACGAATAGCCTAACTATTACTTACCTATCTAAAGTATCGTTTGCCAGCTTAAACGGGGGCGACAAGGAAGTGGACAATATTGTGACAATTAAGAAGGTCACAATGGATAATGGCGACCAATTGCCTTATCTATCTTCACAGGCTGTGCGCCGTGCCCTTCGTGACAAACTTGAAGAACTAGGCTGGCCCGTTTCCCCTGTTGCGAAAGCCAGCGAAGATAAAGGTGCCGCCAAAACACAGCTTGACCCCGTTCAATACATTGATGATGATTTGTTTGGCTTTATGGATGCCGCGAAGGGCAAAGAAGCTGAAAAAGGAAAGGCTACTGTTCGAACATCACCCGTACGCGTTGAGTCCCTATTAGCTCTGTCTAAGTTTCAGGAGGACTTAGACTTCGGCACTAACTACATGGCGAAAAAGGTAGAAGGTGGTCAGCCCAATATTTTTGAGACCGAAATTCATTCTGGCATTTACCGGGGCACCATATTGATTGAACTAGACCGTGTTGGAGCAGGTGAGGGCTTTGAAAAAGCGGGTAAGTTGTCGGCCGATGAGCGGACAAAACGTGTGCAGGGGTTGCTAGATGCTTTTCAAACCATGTGGAGTTCTGGTCGGCAATCGCGGTTCCTTTCTGATATATCGCCCAAATTTATGGCGGCTGCGTGCATGAGTTCAAAAAACCCTGTGTTTCTGGAAGCTTTAAAAGTTGACCGAAGCGGACAAGTAGATGTACCAGCTTTACAAACTGTCCTATCTGATTACGAGACGTTTATAAATTCATCCGTATTGGCAACGCAGGAAGGTGTTTTTGGCAAAGCTGATGGCGTAATGAGCTTGAAAGATGGGTTTGCTACTATGAAGCAATGGGTGAAAGAGTATTATGCAGCCAATTAA
- a CDS encoding CRISPR-associated protein Cas5 (TIGRFAM: CRISPR-associated protein Cas5), with amino-acid sequence MLCCTIELKSVTASFRNPEFQNFHKSFPLPPPTALIGLAGAALGLSPRMAQDFLDTNQFQAGVSGKGEGMTRDLWKYDRLTGTGSSIILREIYVNPHYRLVFGSDNHEAVEQLKAAFDSPVYALTLGQSDSLAKIVRTTLTDAVVEGQTLENTLVEGDIVPAILEQVLYGGTFSLSLSTSDPIAYQLPTRFNYKADYGMRTVSERKLFSFVGPQVTFQNRTFSGVQVGDVFVPLFKI; translated from the coding sequence ATGCTGTGCTGTACCATTGAATTGAAATCTGTTACAGCCTCGTTTCGGAACCCGGAGTTTCAAAATTTTCACAAGTCATTTCCGTTACCCCCGCCAACTGCCCTTATTGGACTGGCGGGGGCGGCTCTTGGGCTTTCGCCCCGGATGGCTCAGGATTTTTTAGACACAAACCAGTTCCAGGCGGGGGTATCAGGTAAAGGCGAGGGAATGACTCGCGACCTGTGGAAATATGACCGACTGACAGGAACTGGCAGTAGCATTATTTTACGCGAAATCTATGTAAATCCGCACTACAGGCTTGTCTTTGGGAGCGATAACCATGAGGCTGTGGAGCAACTTAAGGCGGCTTTCGACAGTCCGGTTTATGCACTGACTCTGGGCCAAAGCGATTCACTGGCAAAAATCGTGCGTACTACGCTGACCGATGCAGTAGTTGAAGGACAAACACTTGAAAACACATTGGTGGAAGGAGATATTGTTCCGGCTATTCTAGAGCAAGTCCTTTATGGTGGTACGTTTTCGCTAAGCCTAAGTACATCTGATCCAATTGCTTATCAACTTCCAACTCGCTTTAACTACAAGGCAGATTACGGTATGAGAACTGTCTCGGAGCGAAAACTATTTTCGTTTGTCGGTCCCCAAGTTACATTTCAAAATCGAACGTTCTCCGGTGTGCAGGTGGGTGATGTATTTGTTCCGCTTTTTAAGATTTGA
- a CDS encoding CRISPR-associated helicase Cas3 (KEGG: pin:Ping_1586 hypothetical protein~TIGRFAM: CRISPR-associated helicase Cas3~PFAM: DEAD/DEAH box helicase domain protein~SMART: DEAD-like helicase), producing the protein MAMLDHLLAKTENRESLGKHTDLVLKAWLQLRDRYATVLGEDEQFWFDSFIAALFHDFGKASVNFQNMLLAILKEPIAEKGYDPMRHEFLSGLLLAAHTILVTRSRKDLSANPAQLFAVFTHHKDFTPDLFCQDAIKQWKIKPNDAGAFFAYARQRIQEHYPDKGDFLNGIEAAWEFMANKPASLLLSVKDRAITEPTLARLKEQREYSYRKTYLLHKALLVIADWTASGHRNLEEPLRYDEELIRRKVAERVQKAGGTFTGFREFQDKSGQIAGNVLAIAPTGSGKTEASLLWASQREGFEKIVYLLPTRVTANSLYLRLGEYFGKASDGVDDYTAVVHSSAKLFRLELDETYSNFNYLREAAFFKAVTVATVDQMLTQGFNLGWWEMKTFHLFRAKVIIDEVHAYAPYTLGLIVASIRYLRQNFQTQFYIMTATMPQKLQALLTRELGNDVTVLRDQELLDKKRNVFHVEDRTIDQLRPDIEQDLKAGKKVLVVVNTVDEAIRLYDQYADYKPICYHSRFIVKHRTEKEQAILNNEKEKPKEGFLLIATQVVEVSLDIDYQSLYTENAPIDAIIQRAGRINRKRRDEPGKVVVFPHSEVAEKHVYDYPAGILNTTLDVLKQHQGVAVSEQDLLNMVEEVYKDWNVENEELYKDELSKYERLVRDKCSYLYDFSEDMEQVFTREGLDTVSIIPDCFKPELVSASVLEKSKHEVAIRNHRFKSGKHTSDKDHSWFKYFDCDYDFERGLRFKKKADIPHTYNH; encoded by the coding sequence ATGGCTATGCTGGATCATTTATTAGCGAAAACAGAAAATCGAGAATCGCTGGGAAAGCATACCGACTTGGTGTTGAAAGCATGGCTCCAATTACGTGATCGTTATGCGACTGTGTTAGGAGAAGACGAGCAATTTTGGTTCGATAGCTTCATTGCTGCCTTATTCCATGATTTCGGAAAAGCATCCGTCAACTTTCAGAATATGCTGTTAGCTATTCTGAAAGAGCCTATTGCTGAAAAAGGATATGACCCTATGCGACACGAATTTCTTTCGGGGTTGTTGCTGGCGGCTCATACAATACTGGTAACGCGTAGTCGTAAAGATTTGTCGGCAAATCCAGCTCAATTATTTGCTGTTTTTACGCATCATAAAGATTTTACACCTGATCTTTTTTGTCAAGATGCTATCAAGCAATGGAAGATCAAACCGAATGATGCAGGTGCATTTTTTGCTTATGCCCGTCAGCGTATACAAGAACACTATCCTGACAAAGGAGACTTTCTAAACGGAATAGAAGCAGCCTGGGAGTTCATGGCTAATAAGCCAGCCAGTTTATTATTGAGCGTTAAAGACAGAGCTATTACTGAGCCAACATTAGCCCGTTTAAAAGAACAACGAGAGTATAGCTATCGCAAAACCTATTTACTACATAAAGCCTTACTCGTTATTGCCGACTGGACGGCTTCGGGTCATCGAAACCTTGAAGAACCACTGCGTTACGATGAAGAGTTGATTCGCCGAAAAGTAGCTGAACGGGTGCAGAAAGCAGGAGGTACGTTTACGGGCTTTAGAGAGTTTCAGGATAAAAGCGGTCAGATAGCTGGCAATGTCTTGGCCATTGCACCCACTGGAAGCGGTAAAACGGAAGCATCTTTGTTATGGGCCAGCCAGCGGGAAGGTTTTGAGAAAATAGTCTATCTACTGCCAACTCGTGTTACAGCTAATTCGCTTTATCTACGTTTAGGGGAGTATTTTGGTAAAGCGTCTGATGGAGTCGATGACTACACGGCCGTTGTCCATTCATCGGCCAAACTGTTTCGACTGGAATTAGACGAAACATACAGCAATTTCAACTATCTGCGTGAAGCTGCGTTTTTTAAGGCTGTAACTGTCGCGACAGTTGACCAGATGCTTACGCAGGGTTTTAATCTTGGCTGGTGGGAAATGAAGACGTTTCACCTGTTCAGAGCCAAGGTTATTATTGACGAAGTTCATGCGTATGCGCCCTATACATTAGGGCTAATAGTTGCATCAATTCGCTACTTACGACAAAACTTCCAAACGCAGTTCTACATCATGACGGCTACCATGCCGCAGAAGTTACAAGCTCTATTAACACGTGAGTTAGGAAATGACGTAACGGTACTACGCGATCAGGAATTGCTGGATAAAAAGCGAAATGTTTTTCATGTCGAAGATAGAACCATCGACCAATTACGTCCCGACATTGAACAGGATTTGAAAGCAGGGAAGAAAGTATTAGTTGTTGTTAATACTGTCGATGAGGCTATTCGGTTGTACGACCAATATGCTGACTATAAGCCGATTTGTTATCACTCCCGTTTTATCGTCAAGCACCGTACCGAAAAGGAACAAGCGATCCTGAACAACGAAAAGGAGAAACCTAAAGAAGGATTTTTGTTGATTGCTACCCAAGTCGTAGAAGTCTCGCTTGATATTGATTACCAGTCACTTTATACCGAGAATGCGCCCATAGATGCTATTATTCAACGAGCTGGACGAATCAACCGCAAACGTAGAGATGAGCCGGGTAAAGTTGTGGTTTTTCCACATTCAGAGGTGGCAGAAAAGCATGTGTACGATTATCCAGCAGGTATATTGAATACAACCCTTGACGTATTGAAACAACATCAGGGCGTAGCTGTGTCAGAGCAGGATTTACTTAATATGGTGGAAGAAGTGTACAAAGACTGGAATGTTGAGAACGAGGAGTTATACAAAGATGAACTATCTAAATATGAGCGTTTAGTACGAGATAAATGCAGTTATCTATACGATTTCAGCGAAGACATGGAACAGGTATTTACTCGTGAAGGGCTTGATACCGTTAGTATCATTCCAGATTGTTTTAAGCCTGAATTAGTATCCGCAAGTGTCTTAGAAAAAAGTAAGCACGAAGTAGCAATACGAAACCATCGCTTTAAATCTGGTAAACATACTAGCGATAAAGATCATAGCTGGTTTAAGTACTTCGATTGTGATTATGATTTTGAGCGCGGGTTACGATTCAAGAAAAAAGCTGACATACCTCATACTTACAATCACTAA
- a CDS encoding putative DNA repair protein (KEGG: dat:HRM2_05470 putative DNA repair protein), with translation MPTQALIPITTVTFPEIALRTRDAHKLRGYFGELFKEHSPLLHNHLEADMPTDADGAVTVKFRYAYPLVQYKVLDQVPTLVGLGEGATLLTQLFLQMREVQIESQTFPVLSKHIRHERVPLGLANDLIEYRFETLWMALNQENYRDYRRYAEVEQQAQLKRVLTSQILALFREFDLWLEPHERIMVRLDVQERTTQFKNQTMMAFTGSFLTNVILPDGIGLGKAVSRGFGTLTRMNNGQWIL, from the coding sequence ATGCCAACCCAAGCCCTTATCCCCATCACGACCGTTACCTTTCCTGAAATTGCGTTGCGTACCCGCGATGCGCATAAGCTGCGGGGATACTTTGGCGAGTTGTTTAAAGAACATTCGCCTTTGCTGCACAACCATCTGGAAGCCGATATGCCCACCGATGCCGACGGCGCGGTGACCGTAAAGTTCCGGTATGCTTACCCGCTGGTGCAATACAAAGTGTTGGATCAGGTGCCTACGCTGGTGGGGCTGGGGGAGGGGGCAACCCTGCTTACTCAACTGTTTCTGCAAATGCGGGAAGTCCAGATCGAAAGCCAGACATTCCCCGTACTGAGCAAGCACATCCGCCACGAACGAGTGCCCCTTGGCCTTGCCAATGACCTGATCGAGTATCGGTTCGAGACGCTGTGGATGGCACTCAACCAGGAAAACTACCGCGATTACCGACGCTATGCTGAGGTCGAGCAACAGGCGCAATTAAAGCGGGTGCTGACCAGCCAGATCTTGGCTCTGTTTCGCGAATTCGATCTGTGGCTTGAACCCCACGAGCGCATTATGGTGCGGCTGGATGTACAGGAGCGAACTACCCAGTTTAAAAACCAGACGATGATGGCCTTTACAGGCAGCTTCCTGACCAACGTTATCCTGCCTGATGGCATTGGTCTGGGCAAAGCCGTATCGCGGGGGTTCGGAACGCTTACGCGAATGAATAATGGACAATGGATACTATAA
- a CDS encoding CRISPR-associated protein Cas1 (TIGRFAM: CRISPR-associated protein Cas1~PFAM: protein of unknown function DUF48~KEGG: dat:HRM2_05450 putative CRISPR-associated protein (uncharacterized protein, predicted to be involved in DNA repair)), translated as MQLHISTYGTYLHVKDAMFDVRRKGEDGKVISATYSAEKVTHILLATGTSLSTDAVRLAMRHNVDIVFIEQQGDPIGRVWHAKLGSTTKIRKRQLEASLGPDGLRWVRAWLLAKLDNQMGFIRSLKKHRPQHAGYLDDKLVRIEAMALSISTLASVGEQTPATTCVADVADTLRGLEGTAGRLYFETLSYVLPKEYQFSGRSSRPAQDAFNAFLNYGYGMLYGKVEKTLMMAGLDPYVGFLHRDDYNQLSMVYDFIEPYRGWTDEVVFRLFTAKKVNKAHIGEVSGSRTGVSLNADGKALLVNAFNECMDNDPIRYRGRNLVRSHCMQLDAHQFANELIGKTGGLPDLVKL; from the coding sequence ATGCAACTCCACATCAGCACGTACGGAACGTACCTGCACGTTAAAGATGCCATGTTCGACGTTCGGCGGAAGGGCGAAGATGGGAAGGTCATCAGCGCGACCTATTCGGCCGAGAAGGTGACGCATATTCTGCTGGCAACGGGCACATCGCTCAGTACCGATGCCGTGCGGCTGGCCATGCGGCACAATGTCGACATCGTGTTTATCGAGCAACAGGGCGACCCCATTGGGCGGGTATGGCACGCCAAACTGGGCAGCACCACCAAAATCAGAAAGCGACAGCTGGAGGCCAGTCTGGGGCCGGATGGGCTGCGGTGGGTGCGGGCCTGGCTGCTGGCCAAACTCGACAATCAGATGGGCTTTATCCGAAGTCTGAAAAAACACCGCCCCCAGCATGCCGGCTATCTGGATGATAAACTAGTTCGGATAGAAGCTATGGCTTTGTCGATCAGCACACTCGCGTCGGTTGGTGAGCAAACTCCAGCGACTACCTGCGTAGCCGATGTGGCCGATACCCTGCGCGGACTGGAGGGTACGGCGGGTCGGTTGTATTTCGAGACGCTGAGCTATGTATTGCCCAAAGAATATCAGTTTAGCGGGCGCAGTAGTCGGCCAGCGCAGGATGCCTTCAACGCCTTTCTGAATTATGGCTACGGCATGTTGTACGGAAAAGTGGAAAAAACGCTGATGATGGCTGGCCTCGACCCGTATGTGGGGTTTCTGCATCGCGACGATTACAACCAGCTGAGCATGGTGTATGACTTCATTGAGCCGTATCGGGGCTGGACCGATGAAGTGGTGTTTCGGCTCTTTACGGCCAAAAAAGTCAATAAAGCGCACATAGGTGAGGTGTCGGGGTCGCGAACGGGGGTTTCGCTCAATGCCGATGGCAAGGCATTGCTGGTGAATGCGTTCAACGAGTGCATGGATAATGACCCCATTCGGTATCGAGGCCGCAACCTCGTCCGAAGCCATTGCATGCAACTCGACGCGCATCAGTTTGCGAATGAACTCATCGGAAAAACGGGTGGTCTGCCCGACCTCGTCAAGCTATGA
- a CDS encoding CRISPR-associated protein Cas2 (TIGRFAM: CRISPR-associated protein Cas2~PFAM: protein of unknown function DUF196~KEGG: dat:HRM2_05460 hypothetical protein) produces the protein MIIWVLYDIVKDKSRTKAAKRCQQAGLYRVQFSCFLGTLTQNQKDTLQLQLEELIDEETDKVYIFPMSRGELQQTALLGQAFDKKLVTDEIRALFF, from the coding sequence ATGATTATTTGGGTACTCTACGATATTGTTAAGGACAAGTCGCGCACGAAAGCGGCCAAACGGTGTCAGCAAGCGGGTTTATACCGGGTGCAGTTCTCGTGTTTTCTGGGGACGCTCACGCAGAACCAGAAAGACACCCTGCAACTGCAACTGGAAGAGCTGATCGACGAAGAAACCGACAAGGTGTATATTTTTCCGATGAGCCGGGGCGAGTTACAGCAAACGGCACTGTTGGGACAAGCGTTCGATAAGAAATTAGTGACCGACGAAATCAGAGCGTTATTCTTTTAG
- a CDS encoding CRISPR-associated protein Cas4 (TIGRFAM: CRISPR-associated protein Cas4~PFAM: CRISPR-associated protein Cas4~KEGG: dat:HRM2_05530 putative CRISPR-associated protein Cas4) — MTLTPSHIIEYLFCPRFTYFEYVLAIPQYEEKNYKVMRGRNLHDERLERNKDYLRKRLGRPGAPVTEKHADQYLTNELIRGVVDEVLGFGDGTMAPLDYKFAEFKDKVYDTYRTQLYCYAWLIEANFGRPVDRGFLVYTRSNNRVIEVPIAETDKVAVKRAAEAIFTIIERNFYPKATKAKARCVTCTYRNICIK; from the coding sequence ATGACCCTCACCCCATCGCACATTATCGAGTATTTATTCTGTCCGCGTTTTACGTATTTCGAGTACGTACTGGCGATTCCGCAGTATGAAGAGAAGAATTACAAGGTTATGCGGGGGCGGAACCTGCACGACGAGCGATTAGAGCGCAACAAGGACTACCTCCGCAAGCGGCTGGGGCGACCCGGTGCGCCGGTCACAGAAAAACACGCCGACCAGTATCTGACGAATGAGTTGATTCGTGGGGTGGTGGATGAGGTGTTGGGTTTCGGTGATGGAACGATGGCTCCGCTGGATTATAAGTTTGCCGAGTTTAAAGACAAGGTATATGATACCTACCGAACACAGTTGTACTGTTATGCCTGGCTCATTGAAGCGAACTTCGGTCGGCCGGTTGACCGTGGTTTTCTCGTCTACACTCGTAGCAACAATCGTGTGATAGAGGTACCGATTGCCGAAACCGATAAAGTGGCGGTAAAGCGAGCGGCTGAGGCTATTTTCACGATTATTGAGCGTAATTTTTATCCGAAGGCTACTAAAGCGAAGGCACGTTGTGTAACTTGCACGTACCGCAATATTTGCATCAAATAA
- a CDS encoding alkyl hydroperoxide reductase/ Thiol specific antioxidant/ Mal allergen (PFAM: alkyl hydroperoxide reductase/ Thiol specific antioxidant/ Mal allergen; Redoxin domain protein~KEGG: bba:Bd2764 hypothetical protein), with protein sequence MKSFISWFCTATLILQSTLAIRAQSPKGYSLGDVVADFRLRNVDSRQITLADYKDQRGVIVVFMSNHCPFAKAYEDRLISLDRKFATQGYPVLAVMPNDPKAYDDDSFQNMQSRSREKNYPFAYAMDETQVTAKAFGATRTPEVFVLKQTGGQFIVEYVGTIDDSPQDGSSVQRRYIDEAVSSLLAGKPVQSPITKPIGCAIKWKN encoded by the coding sequence ATGAAATCATTCATAAGCTGGTTTTGTACCGCCACCCTGATTTTACAAAGCACGCTGGCTATTAGGGCGCAGAGCCCAAAAGGGTACAGTCTGGGCGATGTCGTAGCCGACTTTCGGCTCAGGAATGTGGATAGCCGCCAGATTACCCTGGCCGATTATAAGGACCAGCGGGGCGTAATTGTTGTTTTTATGAGCAACCACTGCCCGTTTGCGAAAGCGTACGAAGACCGCCTGATTAGCCTTGATCGGAAATTTGCGACGCAGGGCTATCCGGTGCTCGCGGTCATGCCCAACGACCCCAAAGCTTATGACGACGACTCCTTCCAGAACATGCAGTCTCGTTCGCGCGAAAAAAACTACCCCTTTGCCTATGCAATGGACGAAACGCAAGTAACTGCCAAAGCCTTTGGCGCTACCCGAACCCCCGAAGTGTTCGTGCTGAAACAAACGGGAGGACAGTTCATCGTTGAGTACGTAGGAACCATTGACGATAGTCCACAGGACGGAAGCAGCGTGCAGCGTCGGTACATCGACGAAGCCGTTAGTAGTTTACTCGCTGGCAAGCCGGTACAGTCGCCCATTACCAAACCCATTGGCTGTGCCATCAAGTGGAAAAATTAA
- a CDS encoding hypothetical protein (KEGG: myosin heavy chain) has translation MIKHPLTLTRIKQTAGTLMLVASLALVQACGSDNKNESRTEDALEKTGDAISADTKDATAEAREDLKETGDKAEAKSDEAAADFRRERDEAVAKMNVQKDKLDAKIDELKAKADKQSDKAKAETDRQREKLEEQRKELGEDIDHAKNATADAWQDVKSGFKQAGREIGDAFDKAGDKLKRDND, from the coding sequence ATGATTAAACATCCATTAACACTGACACGCATTAAACAGACCGCCGGTACCCTTATGCTGGTAGCTTCACTGGCTTTAGTACAAGCCTGTGGTTCCGACAACAAGAATGAGTCCCGGACCGAAGATGCCCTCGAAAAAACAGGCGACGCTATCTCTGCCGATACAAAAGACGCAACGGCTGAAGCCCGGGAGGATCTGAAAGAAACCGGTGATAAAGCCGAAGCCAAGTCCGACGAAGCAGCTGCCGATTTTCGGCGCGAACGGGACGAAGCAGTGGCTAAAATGAACGTGCAGAAGGATAAACTGGATGCTAAAATTGACGAGCTGAAGGCCAAAGCCGACAAACAAAGCGATAAAGCAAAGGCTGAAACGGATCGGCAGCGCGAAAAGCTGGAAGAACAGCGGAAAGAACTGGGCGAAGATATCGACCACGCCAAGAACGCAACAGCTGATGCCTGGCAGGATGTTAAATCAGGTTTTAAACAGGCCGGTCGCGAAATAGGCGATGCCTTTGATAAAGCTGGCGATAAGCTGAAGCGGGACAACGACTAG